Proteins from a genomic interval of Gossypium hirsutum isolate 1008001.06 chromosome A09, Gossypium_hirsutum_v2.1, whole genome shotgun sequence:
- the LOC107930178 gene encoding uncharacterized protein produces MSGGVGPTCNDISLPNEGIQGHEKSSHPNPLKPTRFLTLRQLNCLAVMIIVAASGMVGLEDFAFVVFSIFYMYLLLKVAFPRKISPQNSLVFDPRNKILGLYVTVGAIIGLYLPVAYIFHGILEGDKQGIKAAAPHVFLLSSQVFMEGVAFSDRFSIPVRVYVPVFYNTRRIFSLVDWLRCEFTKVDNEYAGSGKRVYVGRVLALANMGFWCFNLFGFLLPVYLPKAFKMYYSETKVKD; encoded by the coding sequence atgtcagGAGGGGTTGGCCCAACCTGCAATGATATAAGCCTACCAAATGAAGGAATTCAAGGCCATGAAAAATCATCCCACCCCAATCCTCTTAAACCGACTCGATTTCTCACCCTCAGGCAACTCAATTGTCTTGCCGTTATGATCATCGTGGCGGCGAGCGGCATGGTCGGTCTCGAAGACTTCGCCTTTGTGGTATTTTCTATCTTCTACATGTACTTGCTTCTCAAAGTTGCCTTCCCTAGGAAAATCTCTCCACAAAATTCCTTGGTTTTCGATCCAAGGAACAAGATCCTTGGGTTGTACGTGACGGTGGGTGCCATTATTGGGCTTTATCTCCCGGTGGCGTACATCTTTCACGGGATCCTGGAGGGCGATAAACAAGGGATAAAGGCAGCGGCGCCGCATGTATTTCTTTTGTCAAGTCAAGTTTTCATGGAAGGAGTGGCGTTTTCAGACAGGTTTTCGATTCCGGTTCGGGTTTATGTTCCGGTATTTTACAATACGAGGAGGATTTTCAGTCTGGTAGACTGGTTGAGGTGTGAGTTTACAAAGGTGGATAACGAGTATGCGGGATCTGGTAAGAGAGTTTACGTAGGAAGAGTGCTGGCTTTGGCTAATATGGGGTTTTGGTGCTTCAATCTGTTTGGGTTCTTGTTGCCTGTTTATCTACCTAAAGCTTTTAAGATGTATTACTCTGAAACTAAGGTCAAAGACTGA